One window of the Camelus dromedarius isolate mCamDro1 chromosome 15, mCamDro1.pat, whole genome shotgun sequence genome contains the following:
- the C15H2orf73 gene encoding uncharacterized protein C2orf73 homolog, which produces MEGKEDKQQQHKIEDAGIVYVTEKKEELKHEKKPGKSVQQSKPCVGRGRVYYAKFINTNARTCNEPVPYIDPKKEPENQGDWWSHSKGLENPFQTPYDTKSTQRSDFQKPTCPLVSPIKYSKLQKPSCGIVPLASPDASAELQKSFIERISFIHQYDARKSPNEPIRGKRHGVFVQTEIKPGSRPTVPKGTQVLLNALGSCSSEQSKKTEKGNSAESKMISPGLSRQNSQELLETTTHLSETDIREAANACPRTPERRERTAGVFQITAVNALLTRHDPLSPPIKSQDKSG; this is translated from the exons ATGGAGGGAAAGGAGGATAAGCAGCA acaGCATAAAATAGAAGATGCTGGTATAGtgtatgtaactgaaaaaaaagaagaactcaaacatgaaaaaaaacctggaaaaagTGTACAACAGTCAAAACCATGTGTCGGGAGAGGACGTGTATATTATGCTAAGTTCATTAACACAAACGCAAGAACATGCAATGAACCGGTTCCCTACATAGATCCAAAAAAAGAGCCAGAAAATCAG GGTGACTGGTGGTCACATAGTAAAGGACTGGAAAACCCCTTCCAAACACCTTATGACACTAAGAGCACCCAGAGGAGTGACTTTCAAAAACCAACATGTCCATTGGTTTCGCCAATCAAATACAGCAAGTTGCAAAAGCCTTCTTGTGGAATAG ttccaCTTGCCTCTCCTGATGCATCAGCAGAACTTCAAAAGAGTTTTATAGAACGCATCTCTTTTATACATCAATATGATGCCAGGAAATCACCCAATGAGCCCATCCGGGGAAAG cGACATGGAGTTTTTGTGCAGACAGAGATAAAACCAGGGAGTAGGCCAACAGTTCCTAAGGGAACACAGGTATTACTGAATGCTCTCGGGTCATGCTCATCAGAACAATccaaaaaaacagagaaaggaaactcAGCGGAAAGCAAAATGATCTCACCCGGTCTCTCCCGACAAAATTCCCAGGAGTTGCTGGAGACTACAACTCACTTATCAGAAACAGACATCAGAGAGGCAGCCAACGCATGCCCCAGAACTcctgagagaagggagaggactgCCGGCGTCTTTCAAATAACTGCAGTAAATGCTCTTCTCACCAGGCATGATCCTTTAAGTCCACCAATAAAAAGTCAGGACAAATCAGGATAA